The following proteins are encoded in a genomic region of Oceaniferula marina:
- a CDS encoding EamA family transporter, with protein MHPNLLIALCIVLWGIWGISSKLSNVHNAPVFVTLASNVLYALLSLPLLFKLKNEGEPINWSFSALSWILLTGIVGVSAKLIFNYALNKQPASIVIPATSIFPVVTVLLAVFFLKEKITLTQGAGMLLCILGVYLVTMGK; from the coding sequence ATGCACCCCAACCTGCTTATCGCCCTCTGCATTGTCCTCTGGGGCATCTGGGGAATTTCCAGCAAATTAAGCAATGTGCATAACGCCCCGGTCTTTGTCACCTTGGCATCCAACGTCCTCTACGCTTTGCTTTCCCTGCCATTACTATTCAAGCTAAAAAATGAGGGAGAACCAATCAATTGGAGTTTTTCAGCGCTCTCTTGGATTCTGCTTACCGGCATCGTTGGAGTCTCGGCCAAACTGATCTTCAACTACGCCCTAAACAAGCAACCGGCATCGATTGTTATCCCGGCCACATCCATTTTCCCGGTGGTCACGGTGCTACTGGCTGTTTTTTTCCTCAAAGAAAAAATCACCCTCACCCAAGGTGCTGGCATGCTGCTCTGCATTCTGGGGGTGTACTTGGTTACGATGGGCAAGTAA
- the serA gene encoding phosphoglycerate dehydrogenase translates to MDTQRILVSDPISDKGVELLSSHPALDVDVNTGLSPEELIKIIPNYNGLIIRSQTKVTAEVLAAATNLKAVGRAGVGVDNVDRDAATNHGVIVMNTPTGNTISTAELAFTLMLSAARNIGPAHKAVLEGDFKAARKAYAGIELNDKRLAVIGMGRIGAEFAKRAQAFGMTVVAYDPFLTQARADQLKVELADSPDAALTGADVVTLHVPLTDDTRHIINAERLALMNSGALVVNCARGGLIDESALKAAIDSGHIAGCGLDVYEDEPPASDHILFDQPKHTSFTPHLGASTNEAQENVGIQVAEQLRDFLTTGEIRNAINMPSLDASALAEIGGYLDLASSLGKFLAKLGPVNPDALRVSFHGDIAEKDTSLVSRTVLTGYLEAARPDGQVNIVNSPAVARDMGLEIIESTVNAQTEYSELIIAELRKGDVRYRIAGTIIGQSPRIVEIDRLFVDTNIKGHFLIVNNDDRPGIVGLVGSALGTAGLNIANLSLARNKSEGNALNVIELDTAPGAEIIDDLSKAAGILSVTAIEIE, encoded by the coding sequence ATGGACACACAGCGCATCCTTGTATCGGACCCTATTTCAGACAAAGGGGTAGAGCTTCTCAGCAGCCATCCGGCTCTTGACGTGGACGTCAACACCGGACTGTCTCCAGAGGAACTCATCAAAATCATTCCAAATTACAACGGTCTGATTATCCGATCCCAGACCAAGGTCACCGCTGAAGTCCTCGCAGCCGCAACCAACCTGAAAGCCGTCGGTCGCGCCGGTGTCGGCGTCGACAACGTCGACCGCGACGCTGCCACCAACCACGGGGTGATCGTGATGAACACTCCTACGGGCAACACCATTTCCACCGCAGAGCTCGCATTCACCCTGATGCTCTCGGCCGCCCGTAACATCGGACCAGCCCACAAGGCCGTGCTCGAAGGCGACTTCAAAGCTGCCCGTAAAGCCTACGCCGGCATCGAGCTCAACGACAAACGCCTCGCCGTCATCGGTATGGGCCGCATTGGAGCGGAATTCGCGAAGCGGGCCCAGGCATTCGGCATGACCGTCGTTGCCTACGACCCCTTCCTCACCCAGGCACGCGCCGACCAACTCAAAGTGGAACTTGCCGACAGCCCCGATGCCGCCCTGACAGGTGCGGATGTGGTCACCCTGCACGTCCCGCTGACCGACGACACCCGCCACATCATCAACGCCGAGCGCCTTGCGCTGATGAACTCTGGAGCCTTGGTCGTAAACTGCGCCCGTGGTGGCCTGATTGATGAAAGTGCGCTCAAAGCGGCCATCGACTCCGGCCATATCGCCGGTTGCGGATTGGACGTCTATGAAGACGAGCCTCCGGCATCCGACCACATTCTCTTCGACCAGCCAAAACACACCTCTTTCACGCCACACCTCGGAGCCTCAACCAATGAAGCCCAGGAAAATGTCGGCATTCAAGTGGCGGAACAACTTCGGGATTTCCTGACCACCGGCGAAATACGCAATGCCATCAACATGCCATCGCTCGACGCCTCCGCATTGGCCGAAATCGGCGGCTACCTCGATCTGGCAAGCTCGTTGGGCAAATTCCTCGCCAAACTTGGCCCCGTCAACCCGGATGCCCTGCGGGTCTCATTCCATGGTGACATCGCAGAAAAAGATACCTCGCTGGTCTCTCGCACCGTGCTCACTGGCTACCTCGAAGCCGCCCGCCCGGACGGACAGGTCAATATTGTCAACTCACCCGCCGTGGCCAGGGACATGGGGCTCGAAATCATCGAATCCACCGTCAATGCCCAAACCGAATACTCGGAACTCATCATTGCCGAACTTCGCAAGGGCGACGTCCGCTACCGGATCGCCGGCACCATCATCGGCCAATCACCACGCATCGTGGAAATTGACCGCCTGTTTGTTGATACCAACATCAAGGGGCATTTCCTCATCGTAAACAACGATGACCGCCCTGGCATTGTCGGCCTCGTCGGATCCGCCCTCGGCACCGCTGGACTGAACATCGCGAACCTTTCGCTGGCCCGCAACAAATCGGAGGGCAACGCCCTGAATGTCATCGAGCTCGACACGGCTCCCGGAGCCGAAATCATCGATGATTTGAGCAAAGCCGCCGGAATCCTTTCGGTAACCGCTATTGAAATAGAGTAA
- a CDS encoding LptF/LptG family permease: MDRYIGKQIIAATIFGVVVLSVLLVLGNLFKELRPLMVEERASPALIGQFILSVLPFSLIYTVPWGFLVAVLLVFGRLSAENELVSMRMSGIGLSRIAAPVIVIALALSGFCLWLNTNLAPKAKDTIKFVLYEAVKENPNALLDPGVVQTRFKGQKVFIESREDDNLYGLHLYQLKDNKDTGFPTVSVYAREAKLKVIQEKKQLRLHLTDAFLEAENKNGTHELAFIGEQEPLLFDFSVERKKKRKASTMTNAEIQSLLASGEPINKKLRYRLGNEIHRRYSFSLACVALCLVGIPLGINARRRETSTGLALSILVALGYFLFFAIAQQHEKSSGNTALILYWIPNVLCLMLGIWLFYRARRK, translated from the coding sequence ATGGATCGCTATATTGGCAAGCAAATCATTGCTGCCACGATTTTTGGGGTCGTCGTACTCAGCGTCTTGCTCGTTCTGGGCAACCTCTTCAAAGAACTCCGTCCGCTGATGGTCGAGGAGCGGGCATCCCCGGCCTTGATTGGACAATTTATCCTCAGTGTCCTTCCTTTCTCTCTCATCTACACCGTTCCATGGGGGTTTCTTGTCGCCGTCCTGTTAGTCTTCGGTCGGCTCTCGGCAGAAAACGAACTGGTCAGCATGCGCATGTCGGGCATCGGCTTGTCACGTATCGCCGCACCCGTCATTGTGATCGCCCTGGCGCTCTCCGGCTTTTGCCTTTGGCTCAATACCAACTTGGCTCCAAAAGCCAAAGATACGATTAAATTCGTGCTCTACGAAGCGGTAAAAGAAAACCCCAATGCCCTGCTCGACCCGGGAGTCGTTCAGACTCGATTCAAAGGGCAAAAGGTCTTTATCGAGAGCCGTGAGGACGACAACCTCTACGGCCTTCACCTCTATCAGCTCAAAGATAACAAGGACACCGGATTCCCAACCGTGAGCGTCTACGCCCGGGAAGCCAAACTGAAAGTCATCCAGGAAAAGAAACAACTGCGTCTACACCTCACCGATGCCTTTCTAGAGGCTGAAAATAAAAACGGCACCCACGAACTTGCCTTCATCGGCGAACAAGAGCCTCTCCTGTTTGACTTCTCTGTGGAACGCAAAAAAAAGCGTAAGGCCAGCACCATGACCAACGCAGAAATTCAATCGCTTCTCGCCAGCGGAGAGCCTATCAATAAAAAACTCCGCTATCGCTTGGGCAACGAAATCCACCGCCGCTACTCCTTCTCTCTCGCCTGCGTCGCCCTCTGCCTGGTGGGCATCCCCCTTGGCATCAATGCCCGGCGCAGGGAGACTTCCACAGGGCTCGCCTTGAGTATTCTGGTTGCCCTCGGCTACTTCCTCTTTTTTGCCATTGCCCAACAACATGAAAAAAGCAGTGGTAACACCGCCTTGATTCTCTACTGGATCCCCAATGTTCTCTGCCTGATGCTCGGCATCTGGCTGTTTTATAGAGCTCGTAGAAAATAA
- a CDS encoding fibronectin type III domain-containing protein → MHRSTFLRLLSATAVSAFTMRGQWIFAAPLPFIGAPSGLRPYLHLPRPDSIWVSWWSDADSQTYVDFGTSESDLATTVTGSRDVFASHYVYHSAKLSDLQPNTYYYYRVRTESTSSAVFRFRTAKALGSKDHDFKALIIGDNQIVEKESAGDTLHRYEKLMERAVTKIRALHGNKPIEEIIDVIVMPGDQVDYGNNQQWRHLHFYCARIVSAHVAIMTTVGNHETYGDSGLDRYRRLFRYEEVDYGGIAGPDGDTYYSHQMSNVVFVHTNSEIGSNATQTQWVRDITNQVKTDSKVDWVVSICHRPYQAEQYLGDISSWLRNTAVPILNESEKHFLNIGAHHHIYHRGQVRDHPNYHIISGGSAWDQYWGQSGREADYDDVQKSINQWAWQLLEIDQAAEKAEVVCYGEANCRLPADQRWIYNSREIDRFHRIKGKEGPLQPTVINNFDTPQTQPVTIRSSAYRSDTDELLNSVHYQISSTNAFTDFEIDEIVDYENYYGDTGAPDYTPVDIHAGRNILEYHLTENRLSNGEYYLRIRHRDRNATWSAWSPVESVEITGSASSSPRISMASQVVSAGADVSVQYTHGPGNAKDWIGIYKPGDTPGGPASTIWVYVNGPAGTAVLANSGKLEAGREYFAAFFENDGYTEMAPRISFYHGNRPVLALAQNTYDEGDSVEVDYSNVDQSGNRIQLFRAGSVPGRDQPVQNQVLSDASGTWNLIGLEKGYYFAVVMSSSGSIEISERVSFQLGERIASLSLAKSHFPHGDDITATFANGPAHPKDWLGIYRKGDDPGTGELILYHYVDGRAGGNATIVEDVPVGDYFMALFTNDSYTEVSNRVEFSVSPKNFKLDAFNYDGQSGEARMVWKTQSHVNYTLQKSYDLKTWKDVDTYPGNGGNVDITTMVSEQDTRSFFRIVMSD, encoded by the coding sequence ATGCACCGTTCGACCTTTCTTCGACTGTTATCGGCTACCGCTGTGAGCGCTTTTACCATGCGCGGGCAATGGATCTTTGCTGCTCCTCTTCCTTTTATCGGGGCCCCATCAGGATTGCGTCCCTATTTACATTTGCCGCGGCCCGATTCGATCTGGGTGTCGTGGTGGAGTGATGCGGACTCCCAGACCTACGTGGATTTTGGAACCAGCGAATCAGATCTGGCAACGACCGTGACAGGCAGCAGGGATGTGTTTGCGAGCCATTATGTTTACCATTCTGCCAAGTTAAGCGACTTGCAGCCGAACACCTATTACTATTACCGGGTCCGGACGGAGTCGACAAGTTCGGCGGTCTTTCGTTTTCGCACCGCCAAGGCATTGGGGAGCAAGGATCATGATTTCAAGGCGCTGATCATCGGGGATAATCAGATTGTGGAGAAAGAGTCGGCTGGTGACACCTTGCACCGCTATGAAAAACTGATGGAGCGCGCGGTGACAAAGATTCGGGCTCTACATGGAAACAAGCCAATCGAGGAAATCATCGATGTGATTGTGATGCCCGGGGACCAGGTGGATTACGGCAACAATCAGCAGTGGAGGCATTTGCATTTTTATTGTGCGCGTATTGTTAGTGCGCATGTGGCGATCATGACCACGGTGGGAAACCATGAGACCTACGGGGATTCGGGCTTGGACCGTTACCGGCGCTTGTTCCGCTATGAAGAGGTTGATTATGGTGGGATTGCAGGGCCGGATGGCGACACGTATTACTCGCATCAGATGTCGAATGTGGTGTTTGTTCACACCAACAGCGAAATAGGGAGCAATGCAACCCAGACCCAGTGGGTAAGGGATATCACCAACCAGGTAAAAACGGATAGTAAGGTCGATTGGGTCGTCAGTATCTGCCACCGACCCTATCAGGCGGAACAGTACCTCGGTGATATTTCTTCCTGGTTACGTAATACGGCGGTGCCGATCCTGAACGAATCCGAAAAACATTTTCTTAACATCGGGGCGCACCACCATATCTACCATCGTGGACAGGTTCGGGATCATCCGAACTACCATATCATTTCGGGAGGCTCCGCATGGGATCAGTACTGGGGGCAATCGGGAAGAGAGGCCGATTACGATGATGTCCAGAAAAGCATCAACCAGTGGGCGTGGCAGTTGCTGGAAATTGACCAGGCGGCAGAAAAAGCAGAGGTGGTTTGTTATGGAGAGGCGAATTGCCGGCTGCCCGCCGATCAACGGTGGATTTACAACAGCCGGGAGATTGACCGCTTCCACCGGATTAAAGGAAAAGAGGGGCCGTTGCAACCGACCGTCATCAATAACTTTGATACACCCCAAACTCAGCCGGTGACGATCCGTTCCTCGGCTTATCGAAGCGACACCGATGAGTTGCTCAATAGCGTTCATTACCAAATATCGAGTACCAATGCCTTCACGGACTTTGAGATCGATGAAATCGTGGATTACGAAAATTACTACGGAGACACCGGAGCTCCGGATTACACACCGGTGGATATCCATGCTGGTCGCAATATTCTGGAATACCATCTGACTGAAAACCGGCTCAGTAATGGGGAGTATTATCTCAGAATCCGGCATCGGGATCGGAATGCGACCTGGTCGGCCTGGTCGCCGGTGGAGAGTGTTGAGATCACAGGCAGTGCCAGTTCGTCACCTCGGATTTCCATGGCTAGTCAGGTGGTCAGTGCGGGCGCGGATGTCAGTGTGCAATACACACATGGACCGGGGAATGCCAAAGACTGGATTGGGATCTACAAACCGGGTGACACCCCGGGTGGACCCGCATCCACAATCTGGGTGTATGTCAATGGCCCTGCGGGAACGGCCGTATTGGCCAACAGCGGTAAGCTTGAAGCGGGCAGGGAGTACTTCGCGGCATTTTTTGAAAACGATGGCTACACTGAGATGGCCCCCCGCATTTCTTTTTATCATGGAAACCGTCCGGTGCTTGCTCTTGCTCAGAATACCTACGACGAGGGCGACTCTGTGGAGGTGGATTACTCGAATGTCGATCAAAGCGGAAATAGGATTCAGCTTTTCCGTGCGGGGTCGGTTCCCGGTAGGGATCAGCCTGTGCAAAACCAGGTGTTAAGCGACGCCAGTGGAACCTGGAATTTGATTGGCCTGGAAAAAGGGTATTATTTTGCCGTGGTGATGAGCTCCTCTGGTTCGATCGAGATCAGTGAGCGGGTGTCGTTTCAGCTGGGTGAGCGTATCGCCAGTCTGAGTTTGGCAAAAAGCCATTTTCCTCATGGTGATGACATCACAGCCACTTTTGCCAATGGGCCGGCCCATCCGAAGGATTGGCTGGGCATTTACCGCAAAGGGGATGACCCGGGAACCGGCGAGCTGATCCTCTACCATTATGTCGACGGAAGGGCCGGCGGCAATGCCACCATTGTTGAAGATGTTCCGGTGGGCGATTATTTTATGGCGCTCTTTACGAATGATTCCTACACCGAGGTGTCCAATCGGGTGGAGTTCAGTGTCAGTCCGAAAAACTTCAAACTCGATGCCTTCAACTATGACGGCCAAAGCGGAGAGGCTAGGATGGTTTGGAAAACGCAAAGCCATGTTAACTATACTCTCCAAAAAAGCTATGATTTGAAAACATGGAAGGATGTGGATACGTATCCTGGTAACGGCGGGAATGTGGATATCACGACGATGGTCAGCGAGCAGGATACTCGATCCTTTTTCCGGATCGTGATGAGCGACTGA
- a CDS encoding NUDIX hydrolase, whose product MNTLEIARELQALAQSGLHFTEDVYDRERYERLQTIACEMLADQSNQAVADIFEWQKNDFGYATPKVDVRALIIHNHQVLLVRENADMGRWTLPGGWADVNDTPSEAITREVEEESGYQVRTKRLLAVLDREKHGHQPPYPYHIYKLFFECQLIGGEAKPTMESSESGYFDPNDLPELSISRVLPEQIQRLYQMSLLDTLQTWFD is encoded by the coding sequence ATGAATACCCTTGAAATTGCTCGAGAACTTCAGGCTCTTGCCCAATCCGGCCTCCACTTCACCGAGGATGTCTATGACCGGGAGCGCTATGAGCGCCTGCAAACGATTGCCTGCGAGATGCTTGCCGATCAATCCAATCAGGCGGTTGCTGACATCTTCGAGTGGCAAAAAAATGATTTTGGCTATGCCACACCCAAAGTGGATGTCCGGGCCCTGATCATCCACAACCATCAGGTGCTGCTGGTCCGGGAAAATGCCGACATGGGTCGCTGGACCCTTCCCGGGGGATGGGCGGACGTCAATGACACCCCCTCTGAAGCCATCACCAGAGAAGTCGAGGAAGAGTCCGGATACCAAGTCCGAACCAAACGCTTACTTGCAGTGCTCGACCGCGAGAAACATGGGCACCAGCCACCATACCCCTATCATATTTATAAACTCTTCTTTGAGTGCCAACTGATCGGCGGCGAGGCAAAACCCACCATGGAATCCTCCGAGTCCGGTTATTTTGACCCAAACGACCTGCCGGAGCTATCCATCAGCCGAGTGCTTCCCGAACAAATTCAACGTCTCTACCAGATGTCCCTTTTGGACACTCTCCAGACCTGGTTCGACTAA
- a CDS encoding PQQ-binding-like beta-propeller repeat protein produces MMNKPKLSCVSVRRGAGFYFVAVLLGLVLPYFPSSLEGALDERDWPTYRHDNHRSGRSLSLLPAKLQLKWSYQVAHPPKEAWPGRAQSDWWRKRGTPERKRVTYDQAFEVVSGHGRVYFGSSADDQMRCLDLHSGTLLWRFFADAPIRLAPSLTEERLLFGADDGQVYCLNAISGKQLWKSGIEESGQRWLPGNGRLMSRFPVRTGVMVVGDTAYFGSGLFPKNMGMWYCSLDQKTGKILDQRQLKNSLQGYLEFRQGKMFAPTGRDPRGETLESKVDGGQAAVKGLPKGVSTPGPVVTTVSTSRHWVAGGDGWVALVDKETQQVVWKYTIDGVARSLAVARGCLLVSTDTGHVYSFAESGEATRHVEKSDRSPLPSTRYDVAKMLGSLPTDQGYAVVLDAGADDGELLEAIARQSRMQVHGLMADRAKMDGLRRRLADKGLYGSRITLRMSDPEALYTSRIFNLLVSADGELSSYDRSLLCPQSGVAWNAKLKKMIARAPALPGVGEWTHMYADAGNTACSEDTRVASTLGMQWFGRPGPQHIVDRHLRAAPPLVKNGLLLIPGNNYLFCLDAWNGTILWEKALPDFRRIGVLRDSGNMVLADDLVYCATASRCQALDVYSGELRLSLELPAPYRESGYHWGCSALSDGVLLGSAVKQGGVYRKMNYQAIYESNYGDKVKVATSDVVFAMDRKSGQLRWQYQPGGSVINPSISVADGRVYLIESGDPLSLKRKQSRMSYPELVGQAGVRLVCLDLQTGAKIWTQEHRPADGMHTPFTLAKDGRLVLVYSCNRLAEGAKKPTMHYEVYVFSGENGALVWKDRKNYHQRPNLDHGEQDRHPAMVGEQLVMEPYIYDLATGKVSGQFKRVGGGGCGTISASGNALYFRAKNLASYDLNKSKGDRITSVSRSGCWINMIPAGGLLLVPEGSSGCICNFAVQGSMAFAPLDE; encoded by the coding sequence ATGATGAATAAACCTAAGCTATCTTGTGTTTCTGTCCGACGTGGGGCCGGGTTTTACTTCGTTGCGGTCCTCCTCGGTTTAGTATTGCCGTATTTTCCTTCTTCATTGGAAGGGGCGCTCGATGAGCGTGACTGGCCGACATACCGCCACGACAACCATCGGTCGGGGCGTTCATTGAGCCTGCTTCCGGCCAAGCTGCAGCTGAAGTGGTCTTATCAAGTAGCACATCCACCGAAAGAGGCATGGCCGGGCCGGGCGCAATCCGATTGGTGGCGGAAGCGGGGAACTCCGGAGCGAAAACGGGTGACCTATGATCAAGCGTTCGAAGTGGTGTCCGGACACGGACGGGTCTATTTTGGTTCATCTGCGGATGACCAGATGCGTTGCCTGGATTTGCATAGCGGAACCTTGCTGTGGCGTTTTTTTGCTGACGCCCCGATTCGCTTGGCCCCGTCGCTGACGGAGGAACGTTTGCTTTTTGGTGCGGATGACGGTCAGGTTTACTGCCTGAATGCCATTTCAGGGAAACAGCTCTGGAAGTCTGGAATTGAGGAGTCCGGTCAAAGGTGGCTTCCCGGAAATGGGAGGTTGATGTCTCGCTTTCCCGTTCGAACGGGCGTGATGGTCGTTGGTGATACCGCCTACTTCGGGTCGGGTTTGTTTCCTAAAAATATGGGGATGTGGTACTGCTCGTTAGATCAAAAGACGGGAAAGATTCTGGACCAACGGCAGTTGAAGAATTCCTTGCAGGGATATTTGGAATTTCGTCAGGGGAAAATGTTTGCCCCCACCGGGAGGGATCCAAGGGGGGAAACCTTGGAATCGAAGGTCGATGGGGGACAGGCTGCGGTGAAAGGCTTACCCAAAGGTGTGTCCACACCCGGGCCGGTGGTGACTACCGTTTCGACATCGCGCCACTGGGTTGCAGGGGGAGATGGCTGGGTGGCTCTCGTTGATAAAGAAACTCAACAAGTGGTTTGGAAATACACGATCGATGGCGTTGCTCGTTCTCTGGCGGTGGCTCGCGGCTGTTTGTTGGTATCAACGGATACAGGACACGTGTATAGCTTTGCCGAGAGTGGTGAAGCTACGAGGCATGTGGAAAAAAGTGATCGAAGCCCTCTTCCTTCGACACGTTACGATGTTGCTAAAATGCTCGGCAGCTTGCCGACCGATCAAGGGTATGCGGTGGTGCTGGATGCCGGGGCTGACGACGGTGAGCTGCTAGAAGCGATTGCCAGACAGTCCCGGATGCAGGTCCATGGTCTGATGGCTGACCGTGCAAAGATGGATGGCTTGCGAAGGCGTCTCGCAGATAAAGGCCTCTATGGTTCTCGGATCACCTTACGGATGAGCGATCCAGAGGCATTGTATACATCCCGTATTTTTAATTTGCTGGTATCAGCAGATGGCGAGCTTTCCTCTTATGATCGTTCTTTGTTATGTCCTCAGTCGGGAGTGGCTTGGAATGCCAAACTGAAGAAAATGATTGCTCGTGCTCCGGCGTTGCCAGGGGTGGGGGAGTGGACGCACATGTATGCTGATGCCGGGAATACGGCATGCTCGGAGGACACTCGGGTAGCTTCGACATTGGGGATGCAGTGGTTTGGTCGACCAGGCCCCCAGCATATTGTGGACAGGCATTTGAGAGCCGCTCCTCCCTTGGTGAAAAACGGCTTGTTGCTGATTCCCGGTAATAACTACTTGTTTTGTCTGGATGCGTGGAACGGAACGATTCTGTGGGAGAAAGCATTACCTGATTTTCGCCGAATCGGTGTGTTGAGAGATTCCGGCAATATGGTGTTGGCTGATGATCTGGTTTACTGCGCAACGGCATCTCGCTGCCAGGCATTGGACGTTTACAGCGGAGAACTTCGATTGTCTTTGGAGCTGCCCGCGCCTTACCGAGAATCCGGTTACCATTGGGGGTGCAGTGCGTTGAGTGATGGTGTTTTGTTAGGTTCGGCGGTGAAACAAGGTGGCGTATACCGCAAGATGAATTATCAAGCGATCTATGAGAGTAATTATGGGGACAAGGTGAAGGTGGCCACGTCGGATGTTGTGTTTGCAATGGACCGTAAGAGTGGGCAATTGCGCTGGCAGTATCAACCCGGAGGCAGCGTGATCAACCCATCGATCTCGGTGGCGGATGGACGGGTGTATTTAATCGAATCCGGGGATCCGCTGAGTCTGAAGCGCAAGCAGTCGCGGATGTCTTACCCCGAGCTTGTCGGGCAGGCTGGCGTTCGCCTGGTTTGTTTGGATCTTCAAACCGGGGCTAAAATTTGGACTCAGGAACATCGCCCTGCCGACGGCATGCACACGCCATTTACTTTGGCAAAAGATGGTCGTCTCGTCTTGGTGTATTCTTGTAACCGATTAGCTGAAGGGGCGAAAAAGCCGACGATGCATTATGAGGTGTATGTATTTTCCGGAGAAAATGGAGCGTTGGTTTGGAAGGATCGTAAAAACTATCACCAACGCCCGAACTTGGACCATGGGGAGCAGGACAGGCACCCTGCAATGGTCGGTGAGCAATTGGTAATGGAACCCTACATTTATGACCTGGCGACGGGTAAGGTGTCGGGGCAATTCAAGCGCGTGGGTGGTGGAGGTTGTGGAACCATTTCAGCTTCCGGCAATGCTCTGTATTTTAGAGCAAAAAATCTAGCCAGTTATGATTTGAATAAGTCCAAGGGTGACCGCATCACAAGTGTCAGTCGGTCGGGTTGCTGGATCAATATGATCCCTGCGGGTGGCTTATTGTTGGTTCCAGAAGGTTCGTCTGGATGTATCTGTAACTTCGCCGTTCAGGGGTCGATGGCTTTTGCTCCACTGGACGAATGA
- the ykgO gene encoding type B 50S ribosomal protein L36 translates to MKVLSSLMSMKKRHEDCQVVKRKGTLYVICKSNPKFKARQGATKGTRLSKKGVK, encoded by the coding sequence ATGAAAGTTCTTTCCTCACTCATGTCCATGAAGAAGCGTCACGAAGACTGCCAGGTCGTCAAACGCAAGGGCACCCTCTACGTCATCTGCAAAAGCAACCCGAAGTTCAAAGCCCGCCAGGGAGCAACCAAGGGAACCCGCTTGAGCAAAAAAGGCGTCAAGTAA